A stretch of DNA from Sphingopyxis sp. MWB1:
CAGGGCGCGGCGCGGTGCTCAACGGACCTTGCACAATCGCCAACGCGCGGCGCCCGCTTTTCTTCTCATGGTTGAACCGCGCTCCCGCCGTCAGGCGGAGCCGATCGGTGAGCGAAAGTTCGCCTTGCGCAAAGGCGGAAATCAGATCCGATGTCTGGCTATAGTCCCGGTCATTGCGCGTGTCGCCCAAAGCGTTGAAGGGGGGCCCAAGCGCCAGGAAAGTCGGATTGAACAAGGTGAAATCCTGCACATCCAGCTTTGCATGCTGATAATAAACGCCCGCTATATAATCGAACGCCTCGCCCCCCGGCGAAGTGAGCCGCAGTTCTTGCGAAAATTGCCGGTAATCTTCGCGCAAATTTGTGCCGTCGAGAAAGCTGACACCCGAAAAATCGACATCGACCGTTTCCCGCGTTTTATAATCGAGTAACGCGGTGACGGAGGTGAGCGTGCGCTCTCCGATGTCCAGTTCGCTGTTCAGCGTAGCGCCGAATACCTTATTGCGGCTTTCATAACCATTATCCTCGCGCACATAATCAGCGTCGGTGCTGACAAAAAAGGGCCCCTGGAAAACATCCTTATAATTGCCCACGGCGCCAAACACGTCGCGCGGCTGTCCCTTGGTTTCGAAGTCGGCATATTCCAATTTGAGCTCTGCAGAGAATGGCCCGCCGCGATCAAACTCCAGTTTGCCGCGCGCATAATATTCCTCGACATTGGGCTCATTGCGATCGAGTTTCTGATTATAAAAATATCCGTCCATCGACCGGTGATAGCCGACCACGCGGGCTTCCAGGCCTTCGCTTAGCGGTCCGGACAAAACCCCTGTCAAAATCAACTCTTTATGATTGAATTCATATAGCCCGCTGATCGATCCTTCGACCTCATCCGTCGGGCTGCGAGTGGTGATGTTGACCGCACCCGCAATCGCGTTTTTCCCAAAGAGCGTTGGTTGCGGCCCGCGCAAAACCTCGACCCGTTCCATATCGATCAGCGGCAAGCGCGATAGCTGATCGCGGCCATAATAAACGCCATCGACAAACATCGCGACCGATTGCTCAAACCCCTTGTTATCCCCTGACGCAATGCCCCGAATCGCGATGCGGTTGGCGATGGCCGTCTGGGTAATCTTGAGATTGGGAACCGAGGAGCTGATCTGTTCCAAATTGGTCTGGCCGTAATTTTCGACCTGCTCTCCGCTGACAGCGGAGATGGAGATTGGCACGTCGGACAATCCTTCCGCTCTCTTTTGCGCGGTGACGATAATTTCCTGCAGCCCGCCTTGTTCCTGGGTGGATGGAGCAGCCTGTGCGATCGCAGTCGCTGGAGCGACAAGCGCCGAGGCAGATAGCAGCATGCCAAGATGAATTTTCATATTGCTCTCCCGATCAACATCATCTCGGCGACCACCGCCCGTGATGTTTTTCTTGCCTTGCGACTCATAAGAGCTTTAAGTATCACTATGCAAGTAAGATTTGGGAGAGTGATAATATGGTGCCAGAAAGCACCCTTCCGCCTGCGCTGACGCGCAATTTGCGGCTGCCGGCCATTGCCGCGCCAATGTTTCTTGTCTCGGGACCGGAGATGGTGATCGCTGCTTCCCGCGCAGGAATGATCGGCTCTTTTCCGGCGCCCAATGCGCGCACATCTGACGATCTGGAAAATTGGGTGAGCCAGATTGAAGCCGCGCTCTCGCAGGATACCGCCGCGGCGCCCTGGGCAGTCAATCTGGTCGTCCACCCCTCCAACAGCAGGCTTGCGGAGGATCTTGCCTGCGTGGTGCGCCACAAGGTGCCGCTGGTTATCACGGCGCTGGGGAGCCCGGCGGCTGTAGTGGATGAAATTCATTCCTATGGCGGCCTCGTCTTTGCCGATGTCAATTCGGTCGCCTTTGCGCGCAAGGCCGCGGCGGCGGGTGTCGATGGACTGGTACTCGTTGCGGCAGGCGCGGGCGGCCATACCGGAGCAACAGCGGGTTTCGCTTTTGTTGAGGAAGTGCGGCAATTCTGGGACGGGCCGCTCGTACTAGGCGGAGCCATCTCAACGGGCCATGGCGTACGCGCAGCCGAGATTTTGGGTGCCGATCTTGCTTATCTTGGTACCTCTTTGATCGCTTGCACTGAAAGCATGGCGGCGCCTGGTTATAAGGATTTGGTTGTTGCTGCCGGGGCGGAGGATATCGTCCCGTCGAAAGGCATTACCGGTGTCACCGCCAATTGGCTGAAATCCAGCCTGATCGCGGCGGGATATGATCCGGGTAATATGCCCGAGGACAAGCGTCCCAATTTCGCCGACGCGCAGGACGATGCCAAGGCATGGAAAAATGTCTGGTCCGCCGGACAAGGCGTCGGTGCGGTGCGCGGCGTCGAGCCGATTGCCGCGATCGTCGATCGTCTGGTTTCCCAATATGAAGCGGCTGTCGCGAGGCCGCGCTTTACCCCCGCCAAAGGAGTCATCGCATGACCGCCGAACTTGTCGAAACAATTCGCTCCACGATCCAGCCCAACGACCATCCCTATATGAAGGGGGCCTGGCGTCCGACCTTCAACGAATGGAATGCCCTGTTTGCGAATGGCGAAGCCGAAGTGATCGGCACGATACCGGACGATATCGACGGCGTATATGTCCGCACCGGCGAAAACCAAATTCACGAACCCATTGGCCGTTATCACCCGTTTGACGGCGACGGTTTTATTCACGCCATATCGTTCAAGAACGGCCGGGCCAGCTATCGCAGCCGCTTTGTGAGGACCAAGGGATTCGAGGCCGAGAAGGAAGCAGGCCGGTCCCTGTGGGCAGGTTTGATGGAACCGCCCCACAAGTCGACCCGCCACGGCTGGGGTGCGCAGGAGTGGCTGAAGGATTCAAGCTCGACCGATGTGACGATCCATGCGGGGCGCATCCTGTCGAGCTTTTACCAGTGCGGCGAGGCCTATCGGCTCGACCCCTTTACGCTCGAGCAATTTGGCACCGAAAGCTGGGTGCCGCTCGACGGCATTTCGGCACATTGCAAAGTCGATCCCGACACCGGCGAGCTGATGTTCTTCAACTATTCGAAGCACGCCCCCTTTATGCATTATGGCGTCGTCGGTGCCGACAACCGACTGAAACATTATATGCCGGTCCCCCTGCCCGGCCCGCGCCTGCCGCATGACATGGCGTTTACGAAAAATTTCGTGATCCTCAACGACATGCCGCTTTATTGGAATCCAGAGTTGCTCGAGCGCAATCTGCATGTCGTGCAATTCCATCCGGACCAGAAAACACGCTTTGCGATTATTCCGCGCATGGGCAAGCCGGAGGATATTCGCTGGTTCGAAGCCGAGCCCACTTATACGCTTCACTGGCTCAACGCATGGGAGGAGGATGATGAGATTATCCTCGACGGCTATTATCAGGAAGAGCCGATGCCCAAATCCTATCCCAATGCCCCCGAAGGGCTGGAACGGATGATGGCATATCTCGACCAGGGATTGCTCAAACCCCGGCTTCATCGCTGGCGCTTCAATCTGGAAACCGGCACGACGACCGAAGAGCGACTGGACGAGCGCGACCTCGAATTCGGGATGATCAATCATCAATATGCGGGCAAGCCGTATCGCTATGCTTATAGCGCAATCCCCGAGCCTGGCTGGTTCCTGTTCCGGGGGCTGGTGAAGCATGATCTCAAAAATGGCACGAGCCAATCCTATGAGTTCGGACCCGGCCGCTTTGGAAGCGAGGCCCCTTTTGCACCGCGCATCAATGCGAAAGACGAGGATGACGGCTATCTCGTCTCCTTCATCGCCGACCTTGAAAGCGACCAGTCCGAATGCGTGCTGATCGACGCCAAGGACATTGAGGCCGGCCCGGTATGCCGGATCATTCTGCCCGAGCGCATCTGTTCGGGCACCCATTCGGTCTGGGCCAATGGGGATGACATCGGCATGGGCCCCAACCCCATATTGGAGCGCTGAAATGATCGCGGCGGGAGAGGATAAGCGGCGGCGCTATCGGGAAAAAGGATGGTGGGGCGACAAAAGCTTCGCCGACCTGTTTGCCGCCAATGCGGCAGCGCATCCGGAAAGAATGGCGCTGGTCGACGCGCCCAACCGGGCGGAGTTCGCCTTTGGCGAACCGCGCAGGCTGACCTATGCACAGCTAGCACAGGAGGTGAACCGCATCGCTGGCGCCCTGTTTATGGCGGGAATCGGCAAGGATGATGTGCTGCTCGTCCAGCTGCCCAACATCAGCGAATTTGTCGCGCTCTATTTCGCGGCAGCGAAGATCGGCGCCATTGTCAGCCCGGTCGCGGTGCAATATCGCACACATGAGCTGACGACGATGATCGGCATCGTCCGGCCCAAGGCCTTTATCTGCAGCACCCGCCTGAAAGGCGCGGATCCGGTTGCTGTTGCATCGCCTTTGCTGGACGGTATTGCGCTGATGACCTTTGGCTCCGATGCGCCTGCCAATGCCGTGGATTTGTCCACCGCGAAAGGCGACGCCGATGCGCTCGCCGCGCATGTCGCCGCGAACCCGGTCGATGCCGATGATATTTTCACCATCTGCTGGACATCGGGGACAACAGGCGTGCCGAAGGGGGTGCCACGCAGCCATAATCATTGGGTGGCGGTCGCCGCCGCGGGCTATGAAGCGATGAAGATTGAACCGGGCGACGTCCTGCTCAATCCTTTTCCCCTGATCAATATGGCGAGCATCGGGGGCATCACCATGTGCTGGCTGACCTGCGCGGGGACGATGGTTCTGCACCATCCCTTCGATCCCGCCGTCTATCTGGGGCAGATCGCGACCGAGCGCCCCAGCCTGACGATTGCGCCGCCGGCGGTGCTCAACATGCTGCTCCAGAATGAAGCGCTCCTAGCGAGCGTTGACCTGTCGAGCCTGCGGGTCATTGCATCAGGATCGGCGCCGCTCGCGCCGGCGATGGTCCGGGGCTTTCAGGAAAGGCTGGGGATCATCATCGTCAACGTCTTCGGCTCCAACGAAGGGATGAGCTTTATCACCGGCGAAGGTGAAATGCCCGATCCGGATAAGCGCGCCAGCCTCTTTCCCCGGCGCGGACGCTATATTCCCCCTTATGCCACAGAACGCGCGGCCAATATCGAAAGCCGCCTTGTCCCGCCCGGTGGCGGCGACCCGATCGAGGTCGACGGCATAGCAGGCGAGCTTCAGATCCGGGGGCCGACGTTGTTCGAAGGCTATTATGAAGCCCCCGATCGCACGGCGGACTCCTTTACCGGGGATGGCTGGTTTCGGACCGGCGACCTGTTTGAAATCGCCGAAGGTGGAAATTTCTATCGCTTTGTCGGGCGATGCAAGGATCTGATCATTCGCGGCGGGGTCAATATCTCTCCCGAGGAAATTGACCAGTTGCTCGGCGGCCATTCCCTGCTTGCGGAAGCATGCAGTTTTTCACTGCCCGATCCGGTGATGGGCGAACGGGTTGGCTTGGCCTATGTCCCGCGGAACGGGGAGCAGGTCGCGCTGGAGGCCATTACCGAGTTTCTGCGCGAGAAGGATCTAGCCACGTTCAAACTGCCCGAACGGCTGGTGCGCTTTGACGCCCTGCCGCGCAACGTCACCGGCAAGGTGATGCGGACCGAAGTGCGCGAACAGGCGCTCGATATGCTGAAAACGGAGGCCTGACATGGCTGGAGAGGTGTTCATACTGGGCGGCGCCCAGACCGATTTCGCGCGCAATATCGACCGCGAGGGCGGCGGCATTTTCGACCTGTTCCGCGACGTCTGCGAAGAGGCTTTCGCGGCCACAGGCATTGAACCCAAAGAGGTCGAGACCGCGCATGTGGGCAATTTCGTCGGGGAGCTGTTCGCTGGGCAAGGCCAGCTTGGCGGCTTTTTTGGCCATGTTCACCCCGACCTTGCCGGTATTCCCGCCTCGCGGCACGAAGCGGCCTGCGCGTCGGGGAGCATCGCCGCGCTGGCGGCGGCGGCGGAGATTGAGGCGGGGCGCTACGGCCTGGCGCTGGTGCTGGGCGTCGAGCTGATGCGCAATGTGCCGGGACAGCAGGCTGCCGAGTATCTTGGCGCCGCCGCCTGGGCCGGGCGCGAAGCGCAGGGCGCACGCTATTTGTGGCCGCACATGTTCGCCCGGGTCGCCGAGGAATATGAGGAACGCTATGGCCTCGACCGCGCGCATTTGCGGGCGATTTCGGCCAATAATTTCGCCAATGCCAAGCGAAACCCGCTGTCGCAGACGCGGGGTTGGACCATCGGCGAGGAGCAGCTTGGCGAGGATGACGCGCATAATCCGCTGATCGAGGGGAGCCTGCGCAAATCGGATTGCGGGCAGGTGACCGACGGAGCGGCGGCGATCTTTCTGGCGTCAGCGGAAGTTGCCGAAAGTGTTGCGCAGCGTAGGGGTGTGCCGCTGGAGAGCATTCCGCGTATCAAGGGCTGGGGGCACCGCACGGCACCACTGCTTTATGATACGAAGATCGCCAGTAGCAAGGATCAACCCTTTGTTTTTCCAAATGTAAATCAGGCGATGATGGATGCGCTGCGCCGCGCCGAGATGGCCGACATCTATGGATGCGATGGGGTGGAGGTGCATGATTGCTTTTCGATCACCGAATATATGGCAATCGACCATTTCGGCATCACCAAAGCGGGTGAAAGCTGGCGCGCCATCGAGGATGGAACGATCGCATTGGCCGGCAAGTTGCCGGTCAATCCGTCGGGCGGCCTGATTGGCCTCGGCCATCCCGTTGGTGCCACCGGGGTACGGATGCTGCTCGACAGCTGGCGGCAAGTCACCGGAAATGCTGGCGATTATCAGGTCGAAGGCGCGCGTAACTTTGCCACTTTCAATGTCGGCGGGAGCGCAACCACCGCCGTCAGCTTTGTCGTCGGAGTCTGATTTTTGGCCCCCATCTATCTCTATGACGCGGTGCGGAGCCCGCGCGGCAAGGCGCGCGCCGATGGCGGGCTAGCCGCCCTGTCGCCGCAGCAACTGGTGCGCGAACAAGCCGACGCGCTGGCCGCGCGCTGCGGCGAAGCGGCGCGGACGCCCGATGCGCTGATCCTCGGCTGTGTGACCCAGACGGGGGCGCAGGGCGGGCATGTCGCGCTGCTGTCGAAGCTCCACGCCGAGTTGCCCGACAGCGTGGCCGCGCTGACGCTCAATAATTATTGCGCGTCGGGCCTGTCGGCGATTGGACAGGCGGTGGGCCGGGTCGCGAGCGGCGACGCCGCCGCTGTGCTCGCGGGCGGGGTCGAGATGATGAGCGCCGTCCCCTTCCTCAGCGACCGGGCGGGCTTTTACGATAATGACGAACTGCCCCCGGCGCGGCGCTTTGTGCC
This window harbors:
- a CDS encoding carotenoid oxygenase family protein gives rise to the protein MTAELVETIRSTIQPNDHPYMKGAWRPTFNEWNALFANGEAEVIGTIPDDIDGVYVRTGENQIHEPIGRYHPFDGDGFIHAISFKNGRASYRSRFVRTKGFEAEKEAGRSLWAGLMEPPHKSTRHGWGAQEWLKDSSSTDVTIHAGRILSSFYQCGEAYRLDPFTLEQFGTESWVPLDGISAHCKVDPDTGELMFFNYSKHAPFMHYGVVGADNRLKHYMPVPLPGPRLPHDMAFTKNFVILNDMPLYWNPELLERNLHVVQFHPDQKTRFAIIPRMGKPEDIRWFEAEPTYTLHWLNAWEEDDEIILDGYYQEEPMPKSYPNAPEGLERMMAYLDQGLLKPRLHRWRFNLETGTTTEERLDERDLEFGMINHQYAGKPYRYAYSAIPEPGWFLFRGLVKHDLKNGTSQSYEFGPGRFGSEAPFAPRINAKDEDDGYLVSFIADLESDQSECVLIDAKDIEAGPVCRIILPERICSGTHSVWANGDDIGMGPNPILER
- a CDS encoding class I adenylate-forming enzyme family protein — protein: MIAAGEDKRRRYREKGWWGDKSFADLFAANAAAHPERMALVDAPNRAEFAFGEPRRLTYAQLAQEVNRIAGALFMAGIGKDDVLLVQLPNISEFVALYFAAAKIGAIVSPVAVQYRTHELTTMIGIVRPKAFICSTRLKGADPVAVASPLLDGIALMTFGSDAPANAVDLSTAKGDADALAAHVAANPVDADDIFTICWTSGTTGVPKGVPRSHNHWVAVAAAGYEAMKIEPGDVLLNPFPLINMASIGGITMCWLTCAGTMVLHHPFDPAVYLGQIATERPSLTIAPPAVLNMLLQNEALLASVDLSSLRVIASGSAPLAPAMVRGFQERLGIIIVNVFGSNEGMSFITGEGEMPDPDKRASLFPRRGRYIPPYATERAANIESRLVPPGGGDPIEVDGIAGELQIRGPTLFEGYYEAPDRTADSFTGDGWFRTGDLFEIAEGGNFYRFVGRCKDLIIRGGVNISPEEIDQLLGGHSLLAEACSFSLPDPVMGERVGLAYVPRNGEQVALEAITEFLREKDLATFKLPERLVRFDALPRNVTGKVMRTEVREQALDMLKTEA
- a CDS encoding TonB-dependent receptor, which codes for MKIHLGMLLSASALVAPATAIAQAAPSTQEQGGLQEIIVTAQKRAEGLSDVPISISAVSGEQVENYGQTNLEQISSSVPNLKITQTAIANRIAIRGIASGDNKGFEQSVAMFVDGVYYGRDQLSRLPLIDMERVEVLRGPQPTLFGKNAIAGAVNITTRSPTDEVEGSISGLYEFNHKELILTGVLSGPLSEGLEARVVGYHRSMDGYFYNQKLDRNEPNVEEYYARGKLEFDRGGPFSAELKLEYADFETKGQPRDVFGAVGNYKDVFQGPFFVSTDADYVREDNGYESRNKVFGATLNSELDIGERTLTSVTALLDYKTRETVDVDFSGVSFLDGTNLREDYRQFSQELRLTSPGGEAFDYIAGVYYQHAKLDVQDFTLFNPTFLALGPPFNALGDTRNDRDYSQTSDLISAFAQGELSLTDRLRLTAGARFNHEKKSGRRALAIVQGPLSTAPRPVVEAVFRALNIEEHEIAGKLSEDSFNPMVNVQYDATDDLMLYASYARGTKAGGFDVRSNSLPDSTTVAKPGEFKFDDESADNIEAGLKFKSRNIAFNLSVYRTKYKDLQVNIFDGTLNFNVRNAAAARTQGVEADFRAALAPGLTLGGAIAYLDFEFTNFTDGQCYYQQTPGPDGFCDYTGKRNGLTPEWSGNLNLDYVTPVSGDLKAAFNLNADFSSSYIAAVNLDPRTKQDAYAKIGARLALAHSDNRWEVALIGRNLTNQRILQTSSSMPLATTITRGAGNAYNGIIDRPRTIALQLTGRF
- a CDS encoding acetyl-CoA acetyltransferase, producing the protein MAGEVFILGGAQTDFARNIDREGGGIFDLFRDVCEEAFAATGIEPKEVETAHVGNFVGELFAGQGQLGGFFGHVHPDLAGIPASRHEAACASGSIAALAAAAEIEAGRYGLALVLGVELMRNVPGQQAAEYLGAAAWAGREAQGARYLWPHMFARVAEEYEERYGLDRAHLRAISANNFANAKRNPLSQTRGWTIGEEQLGEDDAHNPLIEGSLRKSDCGQVTDGAAAIFLASAEVAESVAQRRGVPLESIPRIKGWGHRTAPLLYDTKIASSKDQPFVFPNVNQAMMDALRRAEMADIYGCDGVEVHDCFSITEYMAIDHFGITKAGESWRAIEDGTIALAGKLPVNPSGGLIGLGHPVGATGVRMLLDSWRQVTGNAGDYQVEGARNFATFNVGGSATTAVSFVVGV
- a CDS encoding NAD(P)H-dependent flavin oxidoreductase, yielding MVPESTLPPALTRNLRLPAIAAPMFLVSGPEMVIAASRAGMIGSFPAPNARTSDDLENWVSQIEAALSQDTAAAPWAVNLVVHPSNSRLAEDLACVVRHKVPLVITALGSPAAVVDEIHSYGGLVFADVNSVAFARKAAAAGVDGLVLVAAGAGGHTGATAGFAFVEEVRQFWDGPLVLGGAISTGHGVRAAEILGADLAYLGTSLIACTESMAAPGYKDLVVAAGAEDIVPSKGITGVTANWLKSSLIAAGYDPGNMPEDKRPNFADAQDDAKAWKNVWSAGQGVGAVRGVEPIAAIVDRLVSQYEAAVARPRFTPAKGVIA